The following nucleotide sequence is from Puntigrus tetrazona isolate hp1 chromosome 12, ASM1883169v1, whole genome shotgun sequence.
GGAAAGAGCTGGTGCAAAAATCTTGTAAAATATCAGAGTATTTTTGGAACGTCGAAGCACAAGGTAACCTCAAGAAGGCACAAATAGTGCTGCAGTTACCGCAACATAACCTGGCTCGGTCCAAAGGTGATAAATGGCTTTCTACGCTAAACATGCTAGAACGAATCTCAGAGCAGCATGAGGCCATACGCCAAGTGCTAATTGAATTTAACATTGACTTATTGTTAAGCAAGCATGAATATAAAAACGTAACAAAGATAACAACATCCCTCAAGGCGTTCTGGGAAGTCGTATCACCAACAAAACGATACCACTCACTGTCAAACATTATACCACAGGTGGAAGCCATAAGGAAGAAGCTAAAAGAGCTGCAGAGCGGAAATGAGTTCGCTAAGGAATTAGCACAGCGTTTAAATCATCACTTCAGTAGAGCCAAAGAAAATGACTGGTTGACATTGAGCACCGCTCTTGACCTGAGACACCGagacatctctctctctgagaagAAGACTTCCACCCGCATTAAGAAAACGATCACTGCCGAAATGAAACACCTGGATGAAGAGAATCAAGGGAGGAGCTTTAGACGGCTGGACAATTTCGAGAAGGTTCTGAGGAGATACTTGGAAAAGGAAATGTTGCAGAGCGATTGGGATCCTCTTGCATTCTGGAAGTTCCCAAAAGATGAAGACTGGTACCTGAGTGAAGTTGCACGCAAATACCTGGCTGTCGTGTCTACCGTGGTCCCGGCTGACGTGGCCTTTGACGTGGAGAAAGCCAAACACGTGGCCAGTCGAAGGAGCAGCTTGGATCCAGAACATCTAAATATGATGCTGTTTCTAAATGGCAACTGTTTCCTCCCCTAACTCATTATTTAACAAATGGGAAAATGATTCAAGTCTGTCTGTTGTCATTTTAGCTATTATTGTCTATCATGCTATCAGCGTAACGATTAATATGTATTGAAAGAGATATAGGGGTTAATTAAAGGATTTTTGGGTCCCACTTTAaattaggtggccttaattaatgtgtacttgcatttaaatgaataatttggtacattgcacttatatttatagaaatagcTATATGTAATTTCCATCAATTTCTTACACcgtaacccacccttaaacctacccataccaccaaacctgtccctaaccttacccatatcccacctcaatagcagcagaagtaataagtacattatatttatttttgtgatgatagtacatagtagttaaggccacctaatataaattgtgactaatttttgtatttaggaagtatatattttgtattagcCATCATTGTCTTATCATGAAGcacatcacatatatatatatatatatagtggatATAGTGGTTAATTAaggtatttctgtatttagagTATTTACTCTGTTAATTCAATAGTCAATTAATCAGTGAAACATGTAGAGTTTgcaaaaaacaacttttattaacTTTTCTTATTAAAGATTAATTAGAATTGacacacaattaaacattttttgctaaTGAACTCTTCCTATATTATTCATGAAAATTACTTTGCCTGTACtttcattttacataatttcttGACAAAATTGtgctgaggaaaaaaagtgtacttatttgtaatataaagcTGTACTTGTAGaatgaggattgaccacaagatGGCAGTAGGAACATTTATGATATACACCTAGGCTTaaacaaaagaatatttatatttatttttttttacattaatcaGTCAATGCATTTAAAGTTACCTCACGGTGTTCTTAACTTATCGTTCATGTTAACCTTCCACTGCCCCAATTCAATTCACATGAAAATCCTAACACTATTTCagtcagaaagcattttaaaaatcagtgcAGTCTCGGTAGATCTGTTCTCTTCTTGTTGCATGCTTGTAGAGATCTTTACAGTTACTAAGACCGATTATctcctttttaaattattttaattacttccACCCATCAAGACCAACTTGCTTTCTGAAATCTAATATTTGAGGGAATTTAATCAGTACAGATCTGTTGGATtagcacaaaaagtgcacagtgCAAAGTCAAATTTCCCTGAGTCAACACACTGGAATAGCTGTGATACAGTAGATTTTTTAGCCTGAGGATGGTTATTAAGTACAACGCTGGAGAACTACAACATGAATGAACTTGCTCAGGTATTTTGTTTTACTCTTCAATGATGATTGACAGTCATGAACATCAGTACAAATTACAACCCTTTGGTGAAGTTTATCAGccttttcttttattgaaaaatataaccGTTATTTTGCAAGGGAAAGTGAGGCAGGtcgttatatatattatttcagtacagatcaaaaaaaccaaaaaaacaaccagCAAATACCTGGaaattaaagatgttttatacTATACTTTAGTGTTCTGTCACCATTTTCTGTAGCAACTGTAGGAAGTgttataaattattacaaacCTGTGTGCATATAGTAATCAAGCAAAGAAACTATAGATACCTCTATGCCATTGTATACGGATGGTAGCGTTTTGTCTCAGTAAGCTTAGATAGAAGTAGAAGTATTAATGGCCTGAAAGAAAACTACTCAAAACCTGTAGAGGGAGCCCTGCTGCTCTGAAAAACTGTTACAGTCCAGCGTTCCAGCTCACTTTCAGTCCCACAAATCCAGTTCCGGACATCTGGTCTTCTTCAGAAGCTTTGCATGCAGTGTGATATCTCCACGACCGCTTCCTTAAAccataaaattaacaaaattggACAACataagagaggaagagaaggcATTGGCACATCTGATTATCCTCCATTTGTGGTTGCAGACAAAACGGCAAGATGCAGCATTTCAACCAGATATAAGGCAACACAAGCCCCTCGTACCCCATTTATGAAGCCCTTTTCCAAACCGTCCTACACCCACCCTGAAAAACACCCTAAAAACATCTTTCTAGAGCTTCTATAAATCATACCTTACTTGTTCCACTGTACAAACATGCTGATTTCACAAaccaaagaaaaacactgacaggTGAGCAAAGAAATAATGCAGTCTTGGAGTGGTAAAGCTGATACGAAACCTAACCGAGCTCACAGAATGAAGGTAAAAGGCCACAGAGAGATCtgtacaaaaaaactgaaaacgacAAATTCTTCGGTTCCTAGTGCGCTTATATAAATGTCAGATTACAGGGCCAACACTGTTGACTAAACAATAGCATCAATCAAAACactcaaatatacagtaaattaataaCTGAACATGATGTACATATATCAATAATGGAATGCTTTTAAATTATCTTCCCAAAACATAACCTTGTGTCATAgggaattttatatatatatatatatatatatatatatatatatatatatatatatatatatatatatatatatatatatatatatatatatatatatatatatatatatatatttcccaaAGTGCACAATGAACAATTAATACTTGCTTGGCTACCAGAGAATTAATAGATGGtaactattttatgtttatgttttctgTGGTAAACCAGAGACCATAGTGTCTTGCCAGTGTTTGCAAATTT
It contains:
- the LOC122355401 gene encoding uncharacterized protein LOC122355401; amino-acid sequence: MSQITSSFRRTRRVQRYRPYVKHQHRGQRGDQWSPLLYMIITDLHSHSIVEEPGFFHFCKSVSERFQHPPTSTDTLLKLEQLFSKTIQSVQECLESVDTVALSSEVWNTSTNKTYMTTTCHLIDNAWTQRSYVLETTPLPEEYKPNNFVGQLLKIAAKWRIENKIKVVVTNEDGIRRDIKNAGLDLIPCFANTLDLVFKEALEASSDWKELVQKSCKISEYFWNVEAQGNLKKAQIVLQLPQHNLARSKGDKWLSTLNMLERISEQHEAIRQVLIEFNIDLLLSKHEYKNVTKITTSLKAFWEVVSPTKRYHSLSNIIPQVEAIRKKLKELQSGNEFAKELAQRLNHHFSRAKENDWLTLSTALDLRHRDISLSEKKTSTRIKKTITAEMKHLDEENQGRSFRRLDNFEKVLRRYLEKEMLQSDWDPLAFWKFPKDEDWYLSEVARKYLAVVSTVVPADVAFDVEKAKHVASRRSSLDPEHLNMMLFLNGNCFLP